A genomic stretch from Suncus etruscus isolate mSunEtr1 chromosome 17, mSunEtr1.pri.cur, whole genome shotgun sequence includes:
- the HOGA1 gene encoding 4-hydroxy-2-oxoglutarate aldolase, mitochondrial: MLGPRIWSSVWPGLSRGLSRKVGGWTSGERKKVDIAGIYPPVTTPFKATAEVDYGKLEENLHKLSTFPFRGIVVQGSNGEFPFLTSTERLEVVSRVRQAMPKDKLLLAGSGCESTQATVEMTLSMAQVGVDVALVVTPCYYRGRMDSAALIHHYTKVAELSPIPVVLYSVPANTGLDLPVDAVITLSQHPNIVGIKDSGGDVTRIGLMVHKTRRQDFQVLAGSAGFLLAAYAVGAVGGICALANVLGAQVCQLERLCLTGQWEDAQKLQHRLIEPNTAVTRRFGIPGLKKTMDWFGYYGGPCRAPLQELNTKQEEALRMDFTNNGWL, from the exons ATGCTGGGGCCCCGCATCTGGTCCTCTGTGTGGCCTGGGTTGAGCAGGGGCTTGTCCAGGAAAGTGGGGGGCTGGACctcaggagagagaaagaaggtggaCATTGCTGGCATCTACCCCCCTGTAACCACCCCGTTCAAAGCCACAGCGGAAGTGGACTATGGGAAACTGGAGGAGAATCTTCACAAACTGAGCACCTTTCCCTTCAGAG GCATCGTCGTCCAAGGCTCCAACGGGGAGTTTCCCTTCCTGACCAGCACCGAGCGCCTGGAGGTGGTGAGCCGTGTGCGCCAAGCCATGCCCAAGGACAAGCTCCTGCTCGCCGGCTCTGGCTGCGAGT CCACCCAAGCCACGGTGGAGATGACCCTGAGCATGGCCCAGGTCGGGGTTGACGTTGCCCTGGTGGTGACTCCTTGCTACTATCGCGGTCGCATGGACAGCGCTGCCCTCATTCACCACTACACCAAG GTTGCTGAGCTTTCTCCAATCCCTGTGGTTCTGTACAGTGTCCCAGCCAACACAGGGTTGGATCTGCCTGTGGATGCAGTGATCACTCTGTCCCAGCACCCCAATATTGTGGGCATCAAGGACAGCGGTGGTGAT GTGACCAGAATTGGGCTGATGGTTCACAAGACCAGAAGGCAGGATTTCCAAGTGTTGGCCGGCTCTGCTGGTTTTCTGCTGGCTGCTTATGCCGTGG GAGCTGTGGGGGGTATATGTGCCCTGGCCAATGTCCTGGGCGCTCAGGTGTGCCAGCTGGAGCGACTGTGCCTCACAGGCCAGTGGGAAGACGCCCAGAAGCTGCAGCACCGCCTCATTGAACCCAACACCGCG GTGACCCGGCGCTTTGGAATCCCAGGCCTGAAGAAAACCATGGACTGGTTTGGCTATTATGGAGGCCCCTGCAGGGCCCCCTTGCAGGAGCTGAATACCAAACAGGAGGAGGCGCTGCGCATGGACTTTACCAACAATGGCTGGCTGTGA